From one Rosa rugosa chromosome 4, drRosRugo1.1, whole genome shotgun sequence genomic stretch:
- the LOC133746114 gene encoding flavin-containing monooxygenase FMO GS-OX-like 4 produces the protein MQLLSRHVAVIGAGASGLVAARELRREGHTVVVFERGDQIGGTWMYTPEVESDPIGLHPNRNIVHSSMYQSLRTNLPREVMGFRDYPFVVKEGDKDRDPRRFPGHREVLKYLNDYATEFGIYKVVRFESEVVFVGLVEGGKWKVKSKSKRSEVLEEVYDAVVVCNGHHTEPRVAQIPGINAWKGKQIHSHNYRNPEPFRDQVVILIGSGTSAVDMSREIAGVAKEVHIASRSVADETIEKHPGYDNLWLHSMIKSAHEDGSVVFQDESVVHGDIILHCTGYKYHFPFLETNGIVTVDDNRVGPLYKHVFPPAFAPSLSFVGIPWKVALFFMFELQSKWIAGILSNRMALPSQEYMMEDVKAFYSLLEASDTPKRYTHNIADYQYGYEDWVATECGCPVSEEWRKQMYFAAIENMLTKPETFRDEWGEYDHLVLQAHEDFKKYALN, from the exons ATGCAACTCTTATCTCGGCACGTAGCAGTGATCGGCGCCGGCGCCTCCGGCCTGGTGGCGGCACGTGAGCTCCGGCGGGAAGGTCACACTGTTGTCGTCTTCGAGCGAGGAGACCAAATCGGTGGCACGTGGATGTACACTCCAGAAGTGGAGTCCGACCCAATTGGTCTCCACCCAAACAGAAACATAGTCCACTCGAGCATGTACCAGTCTCTCAGGACCAATCTCCCAAGAGAGGTCATGGGGTTCCGGGACTACCCTTTTGTGGTCAAGGAAGGAGATAAAGACAGAGACCCGAGAAGGTTTCCGGGTCACAGAGAGGTGTTGAAGTACTTGAATGACTACGCGACCGAGTTTGGGATTTATAAGGTTGTGAGGTTCGAGAGTGAGGTGGTGTTTGTGGGTTTGGTGGAGGGTGGAAAGTGGAAGGTGAAGTCCAAGAGCAAGAGAAGTGAGGTTTTGGAAGAGGTTTATGATGCTGTGGTGGTCTGTAATGGACATCATACTGAGCCTCGTGTAGCTCAGATTCCAG GCATCAATGCATGGAAGGGGAAGCAAATTCACAGCCACAATTACCGTAATCCTGAGCCATTCAGAGATCAG GTTGTAATTTTGATAGGCAGCGGCACAAGTGCTGTTGATATGTCTCGGGAGATAGCTGGAGTTGCTAAAGAAGTCCACATTGCATCTAGATCTGTTGCTGATGAAACCATTGAAAAGCACCCTGGCTATGATAACTTGTGGCTTCACTCAATG ATCAAAAGTGCCCATGAAGATGGGAGCGTTGTTTTCCAAGATGAGAGTGTTGTCCATGGAGACATCATTCTTCATTGCACTGG GTACAAATATCATTTTCCTTTTCTCGAAACGAATGGCATTGTGACTGTGGATGACAACCGTGTTGGACCACTGTACAAGCATGTCTTTCCACCTGCCTTTGCACCTTCGCTTTCCTTCGTTGGTATACCATGGAAG GTCGCTCTTTTCTTCATGTTTGAACTTCAAAGCAAGTGGATAGCTGGTATTTTGTCTAATCGAATGGCACTTCCATCCCAAGAGTACATGATGGAGGATGTAAAAGCTTTCTACTCTTTACTTGAAGCTTCTGACACACCTAAGCGATACACTCATAACATTGCTGATTATCAG TATGGATATGAAGATTGGGTTGCAACCGAGTGTGGGTGTCCAGTCTCTGAGGAATGGAGAAAGCAAATGTACTTTGCAGCTATAGAGAACATGCTAACCAAACCAGAGACATTCCGGGATGAGTGGGGGGAATATGACCATTTGGTATTGCAAGCTCATGAGGACTTCAAGAAATATGCCTTGAATTGA